The window TGTGCAAGGAGTCGCACTCGTTGAGGATCCTGCATCAGTCGATTGGCCACATGTGATTGGCCGACACAGCAGAGAATGTCACAGAATGTATCAAACATCTCTGGTGGTTTGCTGGGAAGAATGCCAACAATCAGACGACGAATCTTTTCTACATGAGAGAGACTGTCTCTGCTGAGTGTGTCAAAATCatcatttgatatcaaattctTCTCATACAAACAACCAAGAAAGAAAGAGTTGCAACGCAGTCGTTTGGACAGAAACACGTAGTTGTGTCTAAGAGCAGGCCACGGATCGTCATCATCTTCAATGTCTGACACCAAAGGATGTGTGTGATATGTGATATGTGATGGGCGTGGCCATGGTTCTGGCTGTTCTCCTGCAATTTCAACTTGTTTGACATCACTttgtatgtcacgtgatacaCACCCCAATGCTTCACCTAACAGATTGTGTTCACCTTCACTAACTGTAATACAATTTCCTGCAGCATCTCCAACTTCTAGTATAAAATTTTGTcattttaatatcaaacaaaattacaacaacaaccaacCTAAGTCAAAGTCACGTGCTGTTGTCCCACCGTCACGTGCAGCGCTAACTGATGGGCGTGGCGAAGAGCTCACGTCACTTTTGCCTCTTACATGACCACTCACACTAACTTTGATGCTCCACTTTGCACTCTCCACTACATCTATTCATTAAAATGTTAATTTATGATGAAATAATATGAGAATGTTAGCATACAAGTCAGCTAACCTTCTTTACCCATAACTTCTCTTGTAATGTGTTGCCGTCCTGTCTGCAGATTACTTGCACACTCATCTGTACAAACCACGCCTCCTCTCTTCATAACGTCTCTAGCGATATGCGACTGATCTGCTTGTTTGAGCACCTCGCAAAATCGATCGACGGCGTTTTCTTTGTATGGCAGGATATCGTAGAGCAGCATTCGCGCGCTGTCTTGCTCTGTAGAACATTGTCTTAGTTTGCGAGCTTCTTGCATAGTCACAAGATTACTGGCGACCGAATGTTCTAATAGCAACGACGGACGCAACGTTTCAACAAGTTCCACGATGTTGCGAGTAACGTATCGCTCATATTCATCCGACATGCTCAAACGGAAATGACATCACAAGTCGATGTTGCAACAAAATCGTACGTCTAGAGTAGAGAAACAGTGCAGTGACAATGATCGACAGGGTCTTGCTGTCAGCACTAGCAAATTCCCTCGATTCGTTGATtctagagacaaacagacgacctACTCAAACCAAGGCTGCAGTCAAACTGATGACGGGTACCTGCAGTTAGCGCGCGCTACAGTTGTTACTACAAGCGGCTACTGTAcagaaagaaaaaagaaaatcaaatcaaatcaGATCCCGGGTAATAGGCCTAATAGGCAAATTATAAGGTGCGGCAAAGCTACATGTTGTAAAGAGAAGAAAATGAGTACAAATTAAAATAAGAAAACTAATTagtatatattacttattgtcgagcgtagcgaggcttctaatccgggtcgcacgaaaaaggggcgtggtcttaTATGGCTCTCCTTCGAGCTCTTTTGTATATATacttaggtgtgtgtgtgtgtgtgtgtgtgtgtgtgtgtgtgtgtgtgtgtgtgtgtgtgtgtgtgtgtgtgtgtgtgtgtgtgtcaaacgTTTCTATATAATTTTCATCCTAAAATTCGGATTCATTACAATGCTtgtcacaacagcaacaaacaccaCCATACAGTGAACAAACTCAAACCCGTAAAACAGTCAGTCATGCAACCCAACTACTAAACCTTGTGACATGCTCCTGCTCTACAGACGCACTGTCaaacactttaattaactgcTCAACACATTCTAGTGTTGAAAACTTCACGTACACTGCTAATAGACGACAATACAAGAATAATAAAAACATGAACCTAGAACAGTTCATTCCTCTTATCCAATCACGATCAACTTGAAATGTACGATATCCCACAAAATCCTACAAACGAAATCATGTGTGCAGATTGCCTTTGTCACCCACAAACGTAAACTGCTCAAATGGCTCTCCTTCCCCACCATGCAGAGCACCTACAGAGAACACAATTTGATAGTTAGACGTACTACACCTCAAAGACTTCTTAACACAATCATCACTAATACTGTACACACATTATCATGTATAAAGGTAGGtaggtatatatgtatgtatttaaatatctatgtatgtatgtgtgtagatATATGTAGGTATGCATGTAGAATGTCTGTAGCTATGTGTGGATGCATGTACACCTACATATCATgtctgtggctcaattggttagagagtgcatttggagaatggaaacattaGAGACCTTTGAGTCAGAAGTTCAAGTACGATACGGGCACAGACGTAATCCtcttaggcaaggaactcacatgCAATTACCTCTCTCTATGGATCGTTTCTGTTAAAACAATTAAGGCAAATGCATAGTGACTGTTGCTTCTAGAGTTACATtgtagcaagtgcatagtgactgTTAACCTGGGCGCTAGAGgttcttgtaacaaaaaaattgtatCAGAATGTATGTATTCATGTATGCAGGTATGTTAtatgttgcatgcatgtaagtaAGTATGTAAGGTAACATGAATGTATGTGAGTGTTTCTAAATTTGCTGCTTACATCAAATGTGAACAACATTCAACGTCCCACCTGCACGGTCTGATGGTGTATTTGCTACTGTATCCGACTTGAATTCGGCCGAAATGTATTTGTCACCGATTTCTTGCTCAGACACGTTCGGTATAAACGGAGAAGgaacctaacacaacacaaaaagtaAGGCGTTGCTACAAAAAGAGTTGAGATGTTTTACTTGCCTTGTGATCGTAAATGTCTTGCCAGTTGATGCTGCTATAGAAGGCATGATCCATAATCTCAGATGCACCACGGTCACCTCCACCAAGTCTACAAAAAAATTTGAGTGACATTAGAGTACAATAGAACAACACACAATGAGCAATAGGTGTGAATCAAGTGAAAATAACTAAAGTTAacacacacgtatacacaccaacacacacacacacacacacacacacacacacacacacacacacacacacacaatggcaaatgaaTAAGAAGCTGccattaaacggtaatgccccagctagatggctgggttcctgtgcactaaccaggagctatgggccatgctaagcaacCTCCTAGAgtctggccaggtgctcgcaggtgCAGCAACtgtgatgccaactgtggtgttgGC of the Corticium candelabrum chromosome 2, ooCorCand1.1, whole genome shotgun sequence genome contains:
- the LOC134176613 gene encoding RAC-beta serine/threonine-protein kinase B-like; amino-acid sequence: MDHAFYSSINWQDIYDHKVPSPFIPNVSEQEIGDKYISAEFKSDTVANTPSDRAGALHGGEGEPFEQFTFVGDKGNLHT